The Prunus dulcis chromosome 3, ALMONDv2, whole genome shotgun sequence genome segment ACCACAAAATGATCTACACCGTCCTTTCTGTAGGTCAATCTCAGCTCCACAGCCAGCCCCAAGTCCCTCACCATCTGAAACGCATTGATCTGCTGCTCCGCATACAGAGGCCAAGTCACAACAGGCACCCCATGCCACAGGCTCTCCATTATTGAGTTCCAACCACAGTGTGACACGAAGCCCCCCACTGCCCTGTGGGCCAGGATCTCCACCTGTGGGGCCCACCCACATAAAATCCCGACCCCACTGGTCCTCTCCAAGAATCCTTGAGGCAGAAACTCCTCGTGACTTGTGTGCTCCTCTGGCACCACAAACTTGCCCTTGGGCGGATCTTTGCGCACGGACCACACGAACCTCTGCTTACTCTGCTCTAAGCCAATAGCAATCTCTCTCAGCTGGGCCTCATCAAAGCTCCCAGAGCTCCCAAAGCAGAGGAACACCACTGATCTTAAAGGCTGATCGTCAAGCCACGTCATGATTTTGTCAAATTTGCTCTGATGATCAGAATGCTGCGCAGGATGCTCGCCAATCAGGGGCCCCACTGTGTAAACAGGAGGGGTTTCACCATCCGAAAGTGAGCCAACCGCATGGGATTCGAGCTCAACAAATGTGTTGATGATTATACCCTTCGTTTCCTTGAACCTCCTGGCATGGTTTGCGAAGGAAATGTACCCTTCGCTGCTGAAAGCAAATGAAGGAATTACGCTTGAAGGAACAGGGTTGACATAACTCGGTACCACTGACTCGGAGTCCGATTCTTTAAACACCGTGTCGACTCGGTCGTAGCGGCTCGAAAGGTGGAGCAGGAAGCCGAGAAAGCCAGCACCAGAAGTGAAGAACAGAAATGATGGAACCTTGAGTTCGTTGGCCACGTCAATCATGGTGGTGCAGAACATATCAACCACTAAACCAGAAACAGAGCAACTGGGCAAGACATGGCTGGCTATGGCTTCTCTCACATGGTTCTTGTAGCCCTCTATGTAGACTGTGATGTATTTTTCCAGAGACTGTTGAAGAAACTCAAGTGGGCGGTTCACAGTGGGAAGGTCTATGATTTTGATGTGGCCGTGGGAGGCAGCAAGCGATTGTGTGCTGGTGTTTGAGTTCAGAGTAGCAGAGGGTTCAAATGGCGGTTTCATGACGAGGATTGTGATTGAGAATCGATCACAGACGTCCAATAATCGTTTCGAAAACTCTATTGCTGATACAAGATGGCCAACGGCCGGTGTGGGAACGAAAACCAGCTCTGCTCTCTTCATGTTTTGTGCTGCTTTGTTTGCTCACTCTGTTGCTTTCTTGATGGTGCATGTTTGACATATATTGAGAGCGGTTGAGGTGGATGAAGGGTGATTGACGTCTTTCAATTTTATGTGGTGTAGGCCAATTCtgagaatataaaaaaattccttgtcaaaaaacagaagagagagagagagaaattccCAATGATAACGAGGCATGTAATGTTGTCAAACTAATAACATTCTTCCTACCTATCCACCACGGTGTCTTGTTAATTGGAtga includes the following:
- the LOC117621010 gene encoding anthocyanidin 3-O-glucosyltransferase 2-like → MKRAELVFVPTPAVGHLVSAIEFSKRLLDVCDRFSITILVMKPPFEPSATLNSNTSTQSLAASHGHIKIIDLPTVNRPLEFLQQSLEKYITVYIEGYKNHVREAIASHVLPSCSVSGLVVDMFCTTMIDVANELKVPSFLFFTSGAGFLGFLLHLSSRYDRVDTVFKESDSESVVPSYVNPVPSSVIPSFAFSSEGYISFANHARRFKETKGIIINTFVELESHAVGSLSDGETPPVYTVGPLIGEHPAQHSDHQSKFDKIMTWLDDQPLRSVVFLCFGSSGSFDEAQLREIAIGLEQSKQRFVWSVRKDPPKGKFVVPEEHTSHEEFLPQGFLERTSGVGILCGWAPQVEILAHRAVGGFVSHCGWNSIMESLWHGVPVVTWPLYAEQQINAFQMVRDLGLAVELRLTYRKDGVDHFVVADEIERAVRCVMDGNDELRKKVQEMSGACRRAVGDGGSSSASFESLIEVMLASFN